From a single Triplophysa rosa linkage group LG1, Trosa_1v2, whole genome shotgun sequence genomic region:
- the LOC130556603 gene encoding zona pellucida sperm-binding protein 3-like: MMGLWQVGFGLVLVLAFGLSDAQWRGRSAQTQKPRTFRPWSQMQVPQQSETRMPRFPQTNNPMLVPQRFPSQFSIQTPGMVGGKPGQDPVGVQSKQLLQGPMEKLMWTFPRLPEEPVQPEIPFELRNPIPPNSVGAQCRENSVYVEVMEDFFGTGKQLMASGFAIGGCGPIGQDDNARVLIFESELHGCGSMLTVTEDALVYTFTLVYSPQEVSEGVPIFRSSGAAVSIECHYPRMHNVSSNALVPAWVPYAATRVAEERLVFSLKLMTDEWQFERPSNQYFLGDIVNIEASVKIYNHVPVRVFVDSCVATASPDVNSDPRYSFIENNGCLVDAKYTGSSSRYLPRTQIDKLQFQLEAFRFQQVNSGLVYITCTLKAVPVATPTNPEHKACSFSPNGWVSVDESDQVCGCCDSTCSSSSASDQVLRDLRWEQASVGPLHVKEFGFGRL; this comes from the exons ATGATGGGGCTGTGGCAAGTTGGATTTGGTTTGGTGCTTGTTCTTGCATTTGGCTTGTCTGATGCACAATGGCGAGGAAGATCGGCGCAAACTCAGAAACCTCGTACATTTAGGCCTTGGTCACAAATGCAAGTTCCTCAGCAGAGTGAAACCAGGATGCCTCGGTTTCCCCAAACCAACAATCCCATGCTTGTGCCACAGAGATTTCCTTCTCAGTTTTCGATACAGACTCCTGGTATGGTTGGTGGAAAGCCTGGTCAAGATCCTGTCGGTGTTCAGTCTAAACAGCTTTTGCAGGGTCCGATGGAAAAACTGATGTGGACCTTTCCAAGACTGCCAGAAGAACCGGTACAGCCAGAGATTCCTTTTGAGCTGCGGAACCCTATTCCTCCCAACAGTGTAGGAGCTCAGTGCCGTGAGAATTCCGTGTATGTGGAAGTGATGGAGGACTTCTTTGGGACTGGAAAACAACTAATGGCTTCTGGATTTGCAATTGGAGGCTGTGGACCAATAGGGCAGGACGATAATGCTCGAGTGCTCATCTTTGAGTCAGAACTGCATGGATGTGGCAGCATGTTAACT GTGACCGAAGATGCGCTTGTTTATACCTTCACCCTGGTCTATAGTCCCCAAGAGGTTTCAGAGGGTGTTCCCATTTTCAGGAGTAGTGGTGCTGCAGTCAGTATTGAGTGTCACTATCCAAG AATGCATAATGTGAGCAGCAATGCCCTGGTGCCCGCTTGGGTACCATATGCAGCTACTAGGGTCGCAGAAGAGCGGTTGGTCTTCTCCCTCAAGCTTATGACTG ATGAGTGGCAGTTTGAGAGACCTTCAAACCAGTATTTCCTGGGTGACATTGTGAATATTGAGGCCTCTGTGAAGATTTACAACCATGTACCTGTCCGTGTGTTTGTGGACAGTTGCGTAGCCACTGCATCACCTGACGTGAACTCTGACCCCAGATACTCATTCATTGAGAACAATGG GTGCCTGGTTGATGCCAAGTACACCGGCTCGAGCTCTCGCTACCTGCCTCGAACTCAAATTGATAAGCTGCAGTTTCAGCTGGAGGCTTTCAGGTTCCAGCAAGTGAACAGTGGGCTG GTCTACATCACATGCACTTTGAAGGCGGTTCCTGTAGCCACTCCAACAAATCCTGAGCATAAGGCTTGCTCGTTCTCTCCTAATGG GTGGGTGTCTGTAGATGAATCTGATCAGGTGTGTGGCTGCTGTGACTCAACCTGTAGCAGCAGTAGTGCAAGCGATCAGGTTCTTCGAG ATCTACGGTGGGAGCAAGCATCTGTTGGACCCCTCCATGTGAAGGAATTTGGCTTCGGTCGTTTGTAA